One part of the Hydra vulgaris chromosome 01, alternate assembly HydraT2T_AEP genome encodes these proteins:
- the LOC136075434 gene encoding uncharacterized protein LOC136075434 codes for MKSLKGKGGVVGRGITENVLHVWTSTMHRCAEMTEAINSLTSPRNSSKEHKELCAGRIRRDSEDFQKIKSWFDSHSPFDVREQLEALDSGFVDEFNQVTCDCSESIGASILAQMNDMTYTEVSFNRSNQLKNLQGLYSNIKVNNENISVDPLTLFLRLSVIVEKKPEKEIEDYFYYELTSFPMSVFKDGLMRSAQKHKLKNYLTKPVISMPFAPYSLKVADGGALLYCCDWNKGEIFDNIFEKYIQFLNYLKVSVVVFDGYENSTKDATRIKRGSLSQFAVEIHKSNPCPSDRSKFFSNYANKKSFIRILEVRLRERGFTVYVCHSDADTTIVKIALNFSKTEPVTIFADDSDILCLLLHHCKSVESLHKIYLTSMTKRVDCQRECYDIDQIIGSTAEHVINNILFAHAFTGCDTTSAIHNFGKTSIFRKLEAKDLCNAANIFYHDDKSPDEIGNASIRFFQLLHSSTSNLQQIRKQKYEEMINSDRAHIDPSVLPPSPRAAYYHGLRVYHQVRIWRCLSEIDLDPLNWGLKLNGFMYSPIATDKNAGPEDILKVVRCGCKNSCSSRCSCRKMGLHCTSSCATCHGINCTNIEKVDEENEPAHDRHFSDVFT; via the exons ATGAAATCGTTAAAGGGCAAAGGAGGAGTTGTTGGCAGAGGAATTACTGAAAATGTTTTACATGTTTGGACAAGTACAATGCatag gtGCGCTGAAATGACAGAAGCAATAAATTCATTAACCTCGCCAAGAAACTCAAGTAAAGAACACAAAGAACTTTGTGCGGGAAGGATTAGACGTGACTctgaagattttcaaaaaattaaatcatggTTTGATTCTCATAGCCCATTTGATGTAAGAGAACAACTTGAGGCTCTGGACTCAGGGTTTGTAGATGAGTTTAATCAGGTGACTTGTGATTGTTCGGAAAGCATTGGTGCATCAATACTGGCACAAATGAATGATATGACATACACAGAAGTATCCTTCAATAGGAGTAATCAACTCAAAAATCTTCAAGGACTGTACTCAAATATTAAAGTCAACAATGAAAATATATCAGTTGATCCCTTGACATTGTTTTTGCGTTTATCAGTTATCGTTGAGAAAAAACcagaaaaagaaattgaagactACTTTTACTATGAACTAACTTCGTTCCCTATGTCAGTTTTTAAAGATGGTCTTATGCGCAGTGCTCAAAAACACAAGCTGAAAAATTACCTAACAAAGCCAGTTATATCTATGCCATTTGCTCCTTATTCTTTAAAAGTTGCCGATGGTGGCGCTCTTTTATACTGCTGCGATTGGAACAAGGGTGaaatatttgacaatatttttgaaaagtacaTCCAATTTCTTAATTACCTTAAAGTTAGTGTAGTAGTATTCGATGGATATGAAAATTCTACAAAAGACGCTACGCGTATAAAGCGTGGATCTTTATCACAATTTGCAGTTGAAATACATAAAAGCAATCCTTGTCCGTCTGATAGAAGTAAATTTTTCTCTAACTACGccaacaaaaaatcatttatccgAATTCTAGAAGTTAGATTAAGAGAAAGAGGTTTTACTGTGTATGTGTGTCATTCTGACGCAGATACTACAATCGTTAAAATTGCACTTAACTTTTCCAAAACAGAGCCCGTCACAATATTTGCTGATGACAGCGATATTCTTTGCCTCTTATTACACCACTGTAAATCAGTTGAATCtttacacaaaatatatttaacaagtaTGACAAAAAGAGTTGATTGCCAGCGTGAATGTTATGACATTGATCAGATTATTGGCAGTACAGCAGAACATgtcattaataatattctttttgcGCACGCATTTACAGGTTGTGATACAACATCAGCAATTCACAATTTTGGAAAGACTTCAATTTTTAGAAAGCTTGAAGCCAAAGACTTGTGCAAtgcagcaaatattttttaccatGATGATAAATCGCCTGATGAGATTGGAAATGCATCAATTCGTTTCTTTCAGCTGCTACATTCCTCAACATCAAATCTACAACAAATACGAAAGCAAAAGTATGAGGAAATGATAAACTCAGATCGAGCTCACATAGACCCTTCTGTTCTTCCACCATCTCCTAGAGCTGCTTACTACCATGGATTGAGAGTATATCATCAAGTGCGTATTTGGAGATGTCTAAGTGAAATTGATCTTGACCCACTTAATTGGGGATTGAAATTAAATGGCTTTATGTACTCACCAATAGCGACAGATAAAAACGCAGGTCCAGAGGATATCCTAAAGGTTGTTCGATGTGGGTGTAAAAACTCCTGTTCGAGTCGATGTTCCTGCAGAAAGATGGGACTTCACTGCACTTCATCGTGTGCTACCTGTCACGGGATTAACTgtacaaatattgaaaaagttgaCGAAGAAAATGAACCAGCCCATGACCGTCACTTCTCagatgtttttacataa